The Elgaria multicarinata webbii isolate HBS135686 ecotype San Diego chromosome 1, rElgMul1.1.pri, whole genome shotgun sequence genome has a window encoding:
- the CFAP141 gene encoding cilia- and flagella-associated protein 141 isoform X1, whose product MASSTQKSGPVSNATTQEQLLKEEEMLEKVQDFAKVLRSWERGKAMCLQLAKQEERCFAKSRKRQQGEMKEELHYANKQLVMIRRAALRHLLSTEHLKYQLELNHLGKSFYAERL is encoded by the exons ATGGCATCCTCCACTCAGAAGTCAGGACCAGTCAGCAATGCCACCACACAAGAACAGTTACTGAAAGAAGAAGAG aTGTTAGAAAAAGTTCAAGATTTTGCTAAAGTGTTACGAAG CTGGGAACGTGGCAAAGCTATGTGCCTGCAGCTGGCAAAACAGGAAGAAAGGTGTTTTGCAAAGAGTAGAAAGAGGCAGCAGGGAGAAATGAAAGAAGAGCTGCACTATGCTAATAAACAACTGGTGATG ATTCGGCGAGCAGCCTTACGGCATCTCCTAAGTACTGAGCACCTGAAGTACCAGCTGGAATTGAACCACTTGGGCAAGTCATTCTATGCAGAGCGGCTGTGA
- the CFAP141 gene encoding cilia- and flagella-associated protein 141 isoform X2, whose product MLMLEKVQDFAKVLRSWERGKAMCLQLAKQEERCFAKSRKRQQGEMKEELHYANKQLVMIRRAALRHLLSTEHLKYQLELNHLGKSFYAERL is encoded by the exons ATGCTG aTGTTAGAAAAAGTTCAAGATTTTGCTAAAGTGTTACGAAG CTGGGAACGTGGCAAAGCTATGTGCCTGCAGCTGGCAAAACAGGAAGAAAGGTGTTTTGCAAAGAGTAGAAAGAGGCAGCAGGGAGAAATGAAAGAAGAGCTGCACTATGCTAATAAACAACTGGTGATG ATTCGGCGAGCAGCCTTACGGCATCTCCTAAGTACTGAGCACCTGAAGTACCAGCTGGAATTGAACCACTTGGGCAAGTCATTCTATGCAGAGCGGCTGTGA